From Aestuariirhabdus haliotis, a single genomic window includes:
- a CDS encoding RidA family protein: MSIEKQSVRSGPYKNIFAQAVKVDNVLYLSGQVGIDDSGVAGADVIEQTRLAYVNIQKVLSEFGASLDNIVDETLFVTDINEVMTNAEPMFEARALAYGGVPEVCQTLVQVSALVMPTLKLEIKCVAHL, translated from the coding sequence ATGAGCATAGAGAAACAGAGCGTTCGATCGGGCCCCTACAAGAACATCTTTGCCCAGGCCGTTAAGGTAGACAATGTGCTCTACCTGTCTGGTCAGGTTGGCATTGATGACAGCGGCGTTGCGGGCGCCGATGTGATCGAACAGACTCGATTGGCTTACGTCAATATTCAAAAAGTATTGTCGGAGTTTGGGGCGAGTCTGGACAATATCGTCGATGAAACCCTGTTCGTGACCGATATCAATGAGGTGATGACAAACGCTGAGCCAATGTTTGAGGCCCGGGCGCTGGCCTACGGCGGTGTCCCGGAAGTGTGCCAAACCCTGGTTCAGGTATCGGCGCTGGTGATGCCGACATTAAAGCTGGAGATCAAGTGCGTGGCCCACCTCTGA
- a CDS encoding PaaI family thioesterase translates to MPTKQELITFLETEFPQCRSTLEAVGPATATLRHAVTDADLRPGGTVSGPCMMALADVALYMAILGEIGIVPLAVTTNLTINFMRKPTAGRDLIAECKLMKRGRSLAVGEVSLFSEGEHDPVAHVVGTYSIPPKRSES, encoded by the coding sequence ATGCCAACAAAACAGGAACTGATTACTTTTCTCGAAACGGAATTTCCCCAGTGTCGCAGTACGTTGGAAGCCGTAGGTCCCGCTACCGCGACGCTACGTCATGCGGTCACCGATGCCGACCTGCGCCCCGGCGGCACAGTGTCCGGGCCCTGCATGATGGCCCTGGCCGATGTTGCGCTCTATATGGCAATTCTGGGGGAGATCGGCATTGTGCCACTCGCCGTAACGACCAATCTGACCATCAATTTTATGCGCAAACCGACCGCCGGTCGCGATCTGATTGCCGAATGCAAACTGATGAAACGGGGTCGTAGCCTGGCGGTTGGAGAGGTGTCACTGTTCAGTGAAGGGGAGCATGACCCCGTCGCTCATGTGGTCGGCACCTACTCGATTCCACCCAAACGCTCTGAGTCTTGA
- a CDS encoding homocysteine S-methyltransferase family protein, which yields MMPDQSQFPLQKQGRFYLAEGGTETELMYKYGFEFDHFALFPLLENPAAVETLRGMYRRYLEVVARQGLCALMGGLDYRASPDWGALLGYSPAGLAEATQRSIAFLKELAKEFAADIPEILIQGLVGPRGDAYERNEAITVNEAEDYHSVQLTTLKAAEVDLALAITFSNVPEAIGAARAAARIGIPLAVSLSLDSRSTLNSGESLADAIATIDSATEQTVEFYSINCSHPIEYEPAIEDADWIHRVRGVRPNASKMDKMALCEIGHLEAGDPVELGRLCGDLARRYPHMDIWGGCCGTWDVHLEEIARHIVAAQAPSETC from the coding sequence ATGATGCCGGACCAAAGCCAGTTTCCGTTGCAAAAACAGGGGCGTTTTTATCTCGCCGAAGGCGGCACCGAAACCGAGCTGATGTATAAGTACGGTTTCGAATTTGATCACTTTGCGCTGTTTCCTTTGCTTGAGAACCCTGCGGCTGTAGAGACATTACGGGGTATGTATCGGCGCTATCTTGAGGTGGTGGCACGGCAAGGCCTGTGCGCTCTGATGGGCGGGCTGGATTACCGGGCCAGCCCGGACTGGGGAGCCTTGCTTGGTTATTCGCCGGCGGGGTTGGCGGAGGCGACTCAGCGCTCAATTGCGTTTCTGAAGGAGCTGGCCAAGGAGTTTGCAGCGGATATTCCCGAAATTCTTATTCAGGGGTTGGTGGGCCCCCGCGGAGATGCCTATGAGCGCAACGAAGCGATCACCGTGAACGAAGCCGAGGATTACCACAGCGTTCAGCTGACCACGTTAAAAGCGGCCGAGGTGGATCTGGCGCTGGCCATTACCTTTAGCAATGTTCCGGAAGCCATCGGTGCTGCCAGAGCCGCCGCCAGGATCGGTATTCCACTGGCCGTCTCTCTCAGTCTGGATAGCCGTTCAACACTGAACTCCGGCGAAAGTCTGGCCGATGCCATTGCAACCATTGATTCGGCAACCGAACAAACCGTCGAGTTTTATTCGATTAACTGCTCCCACCCGATTGAATATGAGCCTGCTATCGAAGACGCCGACTGGATACACCGGGTCAGAGGCGTGCGCCCCAATGCGTCGAAAATGGACAAGATGGCGTTGTGCGAAATAGGCCATCTGGAAGCGGGTGATCCTGTAGAGTTGGGCCGGCTCTGCGGGGATCTGGCCAGGCGCTATCCCCATATGGATATTTGGGGTGGCTGCTGCGGCACCTGGGATGTGCATCTGGAAGAGATCGCCAGGCATATTGTGGCGGCACAGGCGCCGAGTGAAACCTGCTGA
- a CDS encoding M48 family metallopeptidase has translation MPEFTEEQFVELIKKSEVAAAENINSYKLKLALFALLGYAVIFFVVASLVLLVGGTIGLAFVGGGLFLLLIKKKFIFVILIAIWTLLKALWVKFDPPEGRVLERNQYPELFKEIDELTDTLNALKIHQVIIQDNLNAAVVQHPRFGILGGQKNTLFLGIQLLLALPPQEMRSVLAHEFGHLSGNHSRFSGWIYRVRMSWYRIMEAFEGSESFGASLMRRFFNWYAPKFAAYSFALARNNEYEADQVAAELTSPEVAAKALVNVHAQAPYIDREFWDAYFKQADKMPTPPIAPYEGLARFLKKSPITRKQLLQTIKQEMQEETHYADTHPALKDRVEAITSQAVIPSDFSKNSAEVWLGERYQDLLSEFDKDWMGRNSERWKGRYEYVVEAKRTLAETVHIDLDTLSDDDLWDLTQYKDEFEGDEAALPVYLRFLSRHPKSIGAAFYIGRILFTRKDERAIKYLRIALNGPNTLEDAGRMGYHLLKDNGKEQAAEAWWQEVLQVDERHREAAAQRQSFGPEEALRKADIDKELFHELAKALKANRRVGSAWIAEKAIKEDGWPPVYIVAFSPRGFLWSTEKAVETVAESLQIDADIFVVCVKGDTAELGKKVKTMGRKIV, from the coding sequence ATGCCAGAATTTACCGAAGAGCAGTTTGTCGAGTTAATCAAAAAGTCCGAAGTGGCCGCGGCCGAAAATATCAACAGTTATAAGTTAAAATTGGCACTGTTTGCCTTGCTGGGTTATGCCGTCATTTTTTTCGTGGTGGCCAGTTTGGTGCTGTTGGTGGGTGGCACCATCGGCCTGGCCTTTGTCGGCGGTGGACTGTTTTTACTGCTGATCAAGAAGAAATTTATCTTCGTGATTCTGATCGCAATCTGGACATTGCTAAAAGCCTTATGGGTAAAGTTTGATCCGCCGGAAGGCAGGGTGCTGGAACGCAATCAATACCCGGAGCTTTTTAAAGAGATCGATGAGCTGACCGACACCCTCAATGCGCTGAAAATTCATCAGGTTATTATTCAGGATAATCTGAACGCGGCGGTCGTTCAGCACCCGAGATTCGGTATTCTCGGTGGTCAGAAGAACACATTGTTTCTGGGTATTCAGTTATTGCTGGCGTTACCGCCGCAGGAGATGCGCTCTGTCCTGGCCCATGAATTTGGTCACCTGTCGGGCAACCACAGTCGCTTTTCTGGCTGGATCTATCGAGTGCGTATGAGCTGGTACCGGATCATGGAAGCGTTTGAAGGCAGCGAATCGTTCGGGGCCAGCTTGATGCGTCGTTTCTTTAACTGGTACGCCCCCAAATTTGCCGCCTACTCTTTTGCGCTTGCTCGGAACAACGAATACGAGGCCGACCAGGTGGCCGCAGAACTGACCTCGCCGGAGGTGGCGGCCAAGGCCTTGGTCAACGTTCATGCCCAGGCCCCCTATATTGATCGCGAATTCTGGGACGCCTATTTTAAGCAAGCCGACAAGATGCCTACTCCCCCTATTGCACCTTACGAAGGGCTTGCCCGGTTCCTGAAAAAATCACCCATTACGCGCAAGCAGTTGTTGCAAACGATCAAACAGGAGATGCAGGAGGAGACCCATTACGCTGATACGCATCCGGCGCTGAAAGATCGAGTCGAAGCGATCACTTCGCAAGCTGTGATTCCGAGCGACTTTAGCAAGAACTCGGCCGAGGTTTGGTTAGGAGAGCGCTATCAGGATCTCTTGTCCGAGTTCGATAAGGACTGGATGGGCCGAAACAGCGAACGCTGGAAAGGGCGTTATGAGTACGTGGTGGAAGCCAAGCGGACCTTGGCCGAGACTGTCCACATCGATCTGGATACCTTGAGCGATGACGACCTGTGGGACCTGACGCAATACAAGGATGAATTCGAGGGAGACGAAGCTGCTCTGCCGGTTTATCTGCGGTTTCTGTCGCGACATCCTAAAAGTATTGGGGCAGCGTTTTATATTGGTCGCATACTTTTTACTCGTAAGGATGAGCGGGCCATCAAGTATCTGCGCATTGCCCTGAACGGCCCCAATACACTGGAAGATGCCGGGCGCATGGGGTATCACCTGCTGAAGGATAACGGTAAGGAACAGGCTGCGGAAGCCTGGTGGCAGGAGGTGCTGCAAGTCGACGAACGGCATCGCGAGGCCGCCGCCCAGCGGCAGAGCTTTGGGCCAGAGGAGGCATTAAGAAAAGCAGACATAGATAAGGAGCTGTTTCACGAATTGGCGAAGGCTTTGAAAGCCAACCGGCGAGTCGGTTCAGCCTGGATCGCCGAGAAAGCGATTAAAGAAGATGGCTGGCCTCCGGTTTACATTGTTGCCTTCAGTCCGCGGGGGTTCCTGTGGAGTACTGAGAAAGCCGTGGAGACCGTGGCAGAGAGTCTGCAGATAGATGCCGACATCTTTGTCGTGTGTGTCAAGGGTGATACTGCAGAGCTTGGCAAGAAAGTGAAAACGATGGGCCGAAAAATTGTCTGA
- a CDS encoding patatin-like phospholipase family protein translates to MNSQPCQPTTPLPHTALVAEGGGQRGIFTAGILDAWLRADFNPFELLIGTSAGAQNLSSYMTGQLGFGRRAITRLSSHPQFFKVHRTLLGRHALDLDWYFDQVKTPEQGLNMDCGFRRLANRQLMFSATRVEDRRAHFFEPQSDNWIELLKASSALPILYKNGVRIGDQYYVDGGLSAPLPVEEAYQRGAGKIVVLRTVAEDANVESPWAHKIKSWLCQGGRCPQIIDLITHHEERYARSLDFIHSPPADAEIIQIFPPSALRSNLVASSRQALQRDYEMGVDTGKTYLEQLGGVVAQAS, encoded by the coding sequence ATGAATAGTCAGCCGTGCCAACCTACAACTCCCTTACCCCACACTGCACTGGTTGCTGAAGGTGGCGGTCAACGGGGGATTTTTACTGCGGGTATTCTCGATGCCTGGTTGCGGGCCGATTTTAATCCGTTTGAACTGTTGATCGGCACCTCGGCCGGAGCCCAGAACCTGTCCAGCTATATGACCGGCCAACTAGGGTTTGGTCGGCGCGCCATTACCCGGTTGTCCAGCCATCCCCAGTTTTTCAAGGTGCATCGTACGCTGTTAGGGCGGCATGCGCTGGACCTGGACTGGTATTTTGATCAGGTCAAAACACCCGAGCAGGGGTTGAATATGGATTGCGGTTTTCGTCGGTTGGCAAACAGACAGTTGATGTTTTCTGCGACCCGTGTGGAGGATCGTCGCGCCCATTTTTTTGAGCCACAATCGGATAACTGGATTGAGTTGTTAAAAGCTTCCAGCGCCTTGCCTATCCTTTATAAAAATGGCGTCAGGATTGGCGATCAATATTATGTCGACGGTGGGCTTTCTGCGCCCCTTCCGGTCGAGGAAGCCTATCAGCGAGGGGCGGGCAAAATCGTCGTGCTGCGAACGGTCGCCGAGGATGCCAATGTAGAGTCGCCCTGGGCGCACAAAATTAAATCCTGGCTTTGCCAGGGCGGGCGCTGCCCTCAAATTATTGACCTGATTACGCATCATGAGGAACGCTACGCTCGCTCCCTGGATTTTATCCACAGTCCACCCGCTGATGCAGAGATCATTCAAATTTTTCCGCCCAGCGCGTTACGCAGTAATCTGGTGGCTAGCAGTCGACAGGCATTGCAGCGCGATTATGAGATGGGGGTCGATACGGGAAAAACGTATCTGGAACAGCTCGGCGGCGTCGTAGCCCAGGCCAGCTGA
- a CDS encoding DUF2608 domain-containing protein — MIRQLSLLVVTVLAVSGCATTDRPAKLPTHKQEVVSFQPVILDVKRLNQAYGASNVLIVLDIDNTLLTSSVDLGGDIWYQWQRGKLDIKPEPAQKVACLFEDAIGLLYELGPMNLTEENLPSVVSTWQMSGNTVMALTSRSPRYRAATERELYRKGFNFEVTALSPRGEKPPVYREKRGRELSYMKGVMMTTGMNKGDMLEYLLDKTSRRFDAIVFVDDSQKNIDNVYEKYKPRSDIDTNIYHYVKVEQDRIAEYGAVLTHKQADKMHKDWVDLNKTLNTVFPQRHKDGSCLSVD; from the coding sequence ATGATTCGCCAGTTATCTTTATTAGTCGTTACGGTGCTCGCTGTTTCGGGTTGTGCGACAACAGACCGCCCAGCGAAGTTACCCACTCATAAGCAGGAGGTCGTCTCTTTCCAGCCGGTTATTCTGGATGTGAAGCGTTTGAATCAAGCGTACGGTGCAAGCAACGTTCTGATTGTGCTCGACATCGATAATACGCTGCTGACCAGCTCGGTCGATTTAGGGGGTGACATCTGGTACCAGTGGCAACGAGGTAAGCTGGATATCAAGCCGGAACCAGCACAAAAGGTAGCCTGTTTGTTTGAAGATGCTATAGGCCTGCTGTATGAACTTGGGCCGATGAATTTAACGGAAGAAAATCTGCCGTCGGTGGTATCGACCTGGCAAATGTCGGGTAATACGGTTATGGCGTTAACGTCCCGGTCTCCCAGGTACAGGGCTGCTACGGAGCGTGAGTTGTACCGTAAAGGGTTCAACTTTGAAGTGACTGCCTTGTCGCCGCGTGGTGAAAAACCGCCAGTTTATCGTGAAAAAAGGGGCCGGGAATTAAGCTATATGAAAGGCGTTATGATGACCACGGGGATGAACAAGGGCGATATGCTGGAGTACCTGTTGGATAAGACAAGTAGGCGCTTTGATGCCATTGTGTTCGTTGATGATTCTCAGAAAAATATCGATAACGTCTATGAAAAATACAAACCAAGAAGCGATATCGATACCAATATCTATCATTATGTAAAAGTCGAACAAGACCGGATAGCCGAGTACGGGGCAGTACTCACTCACAAGCAAGCCGATAAAATGCATAAGGACTGGGTCGACCTTAACAAGACGTTGAATACCGTATTTCCGCAACGGCACAAGGATGGAAGTTGCCTAAGTGTGGATTGA